In Gimesia benthica, a single window of DNA contains:
- the truD gene encoding tRNA pseudouridine(13) synthase TruD — translation MSESEIETLPFLTPDLPGIGGQLKQTPEDFVVDEIPVYEPTGAGEHLFLWIEKRDVSAPYLVKNLARILQINPRDIGVAGLKDRFAVTRQYVSVPAECEPLVETFEFTGIQILKATRHENKLKTGHLKGNRFSIIVRDTEDDAFDKAQAIQEQIAQTGFPNYYGAQRMGHDNETFDMGLKLLQGKRVPGKYMRNKALKRLALSAVQSALFNRALANRILAGQQQSVQMGDVMQVCASGGLFVVEDVTAEQQRFDQGETMITGPLFGPKMKQPTQETSAQEQQVLNDFGLEPDLFNRYKKLTAGTRRPYLIRPEALQLEPTENGVRFEFTLPSGVYATMLLREFMKTELAGDTTETS, via the coding sequence AAACACTCCCTTTTCTGACACCAGACTTACCGGGGATCGGCGGCCAGCTGAAACAGACCCCCGAGGACTTCGTCGTCGACGAAATTCCCGTCTACGAACCCACGGGAGCCGGCGAACACCTGTTCCTCTGGATTGAGAAACGGGACGTCTCCGCCCCCTACCTGGTGAAGAACCTGGCCCGCATACTGCAGATCAATCCACGCGATATCGGCGTCGCCGGACTCAAAGACCGCTTTGCAGTCACACGTCAATATGTGTCTGTCCCCGCCGAGTGTGAACCGCTGGTTGAAACCTTCGAATTCACCGGTATCCAGATTCTCAAAGCAACCCGACACGAGAACAAACTCAAAACCGGGCACCTCAAAGGGAATCGCTTCTCGATTATCGTCCGCGATACGGAAGACGACGCCTTCGACAAAGCGCAAGCGATTCAGGAACAGATCGCCCAGACCGGTTTTCCGAATTACTACGGTGCCCAGCGGATGGGTCACGACAACGAGACCTTCGACATGGGGCTCAAACTGCTCCAGGGAAAGCGGGTCCCGGGAAAATACATGCGAAATAAAGCCCTCAAGCGGCTGGCTCTCTCGGCTGTGCAATCGGCGCTGTTCAATCGCGCGCTCGCCAACCGGATTCTCGCCGGTCAGCAGCAGAGCGTTCAAATGGGAGATGTCATGCAGGTCTGTGCGTCGGGGGGACTGTTCGTCGTTGAAGATGTCACCGCCGAACAGCAACGATTCGATCAGGGAGAAACCATGATTACCGGCCCCCTGTTCGGTCCAAAAATGAAACAGCCGACTCAGGAAACATCCGCACAGGAACAGCAGGTCCTAAACGACTTTGGACTGGAGCCCGATCTGTTTAACCGCTATAAAAAACTGACCGCGGGAACCAGGCGCCCCTACCTGATCCGGCCGGAAGCACTCCAGCTGGAACCAACTGAGAATGGGGTACGCTTCGAGTTCACGCTCCCCTCCGGCGTGTATGCGACCATGCTGCTCAGGGAGTTCATGAAAACGGAACTCGCCGGGGATACGACCGAGACAAGTTAA
- the hpt gene encoding hypoxanthine phosphoribosyltransferase, with product MKVLIDQNEINSRVIALGRELAQEYQGRPLTIIGILAGSLVLLADLIRAIDVPHQVGLLQASSYRGKSTKPGELFVNLDYLPDLSERDVLLVDDIFDTGKTMQKVMAQISEQEPRSLKTAVLLWKEEATEVDFGPDYHCFKIPDHFVVGYGLDFNNEYRHLPFIASLEGSDLV from the coding sequence GTGAAAGTTCTTATCGACCAGAACGAAATCAACTCACGGGTAATCGCGCTCGGACGCGAACTGGCCCAGGAATACCAGGGCCGCCCCTTAACGATTATCGGCATCCTCGCCGGCAGCCTGGTTCTGCTGGCAGACCTGATTCGTGCCATCGATGTACCGCATCAGGTCGGACTGCTCCAGGCATCCAGCTATCGCGGCAAATCAACCAAACCTGGTGAGCTATTCGTCAATCTGGATTATCTGCCCGACCTCAGCGAACGTGATGTCCTGCTGGTCGACGATATTTTCGATACCGGGAAAACCATGCAGAAGGTCATGGCACAGATCAGCGAACAGGAACCACGCTCACTGAAAACCGCAGTCCTGCTCTGGAAAGAGGAAGCCACTGAAGTCGATTTCGGACCGGACTATCACTGCTTCAAAATTCCCGATCACTTCGTCGTCGGCTATGGTCTGGACTTCAACAACGAGTATCGGCACCTTCCGTTCATTGCTTCCCTGGAAGGCTCCGATCTCGTCTGA